A region of Anaerolineales bacterium DNA encodes the following proteins:
- a CDS encoding glycine dehydrogenase (aminomethyl-transferring) (acts in conjunction with GvcH to form H-protein-S-aminomethyldihydrolipoyllysine from glycine; forms a heterodimer with subunit 1 to form the P protein) has translation MGEPQLCEISVTGRQGVSYPAPDVPLSPLPDGLLRDDLPMPELSELDVIRHYTRLSQLNYSIDTGYYPLGSCTMKYNPKINEETARYSGFALTHPLQPIETVQGNLALMYTLQEWLKEIAGFAGVTLQPAAGAHGELTGVLMIRAYHRSRNDNKRDKILIPDSAHGTNPATSAMSGMRVVEIKSDARGNVDLEALRLECDDTLAGLMLTNPNTLGLFDEHVEEVIRLVHAAGGLVYGDGANLNALLSIIRPGDVGFDVMHFNLHKTFSTPHGGGGPGSGPVGVAAHLVDFLPSPLVAILEKGDDELPPLYGFVTPSKTIGRMKSFHGHFGMLVRAFTYISMFGSAGLRQIAEHAVLNANYLLALIKDTYHLPYDRLCMHEFVVEGQWPDAPDIHALDISKRLMDYKFHPPTNYFPLIVHEALMIEPTESESKETLDAFADTLKKIAEEAHKEPTLLKEAPHITPVGRLDEVKAAKELVLCCGVGSLE, from the coding sequence ATGGGTGAGCCTCAATTATGTGAGATCTCCGTGACTGGTCGCCAGGGGGTCAGCTACCCTGCTCCTGACGTGCCACTCAGCCCCCTACCGGACGGTTTGCTTCGTGACGATCTGCCCATGCCTGAGTTGTCCGAGCTGGATGTGATCCGCCACTACACGCGCCTCTCTCAGCTGAACTACAGTATCGATACAGGATATTATCCATTGGGTTCCTGCACGATGAAATATAACCCGAAGATCAACGAAGAAACGGCTCGCTATTCTGGTTTTGCTCTCACCCATCCGCTCCAACCTATCGAAACCGTCCAGGGCAACCTTGCACTGATGTACACCTTGCAGGAGTGGCTAAAAGAGATCGCCGGATTTGCCGGGGTAACTTTACAACCAGCTGCTGGTGCACACGGTGAGCTGACCGGTGTGCTGATGATTCGAGCCTACCACCGCTCTCGCAACGATAACAAGCGGGATAAGATCCTCATTCCCGATTCAGCTCATGGCACTAACCCGGCTACATCGGCGATGAGTGGGATGCGGGTTGTTGAGATCAAGTCGGATGCCCGCGGCAATGTGGATCTGGAGGCACTCCGCCTTGAATGTGACGACACCCTGGCGGGCTTGATGTTGACCAATCCCAACACCCTGGGTCTCTTTGATGAGCACGTGGAGGAAGTCATCCGCCTGGTCCACGCTGCTGGTGGATTGGTGTATGGAGACGGAGCGAACCTGAATGCGTTACTTAGCATTATTCGGCCAGGAGATGTGGGTTTCGATGTGATGCACTTCAATTTACATAAGACCTTCTCCACGCCTCATGGCGGTGGTGGACCAGGGTCAGGCCCTGTAGGTGTTGCCGCTCACCTGGTCGATTTTCTCCCATCACCGTTAGTAGCCATCCTTGAAAAAGGGGACGATGAGCTGCCACCCTTATACGGTTTTGTCACTCCCTCGAAAACCATTGGCAGAATGAAGTCATTTCACGGCCACTTCGGCATGCTCGTCCGTGCATTTACCTACATCAGCATGTTTGGCAGTGCTGGCTTGCGTCAAATTGCCGAGCATGCAGTACTGAACGCCAACTACCTGCTGGCCTTAATCAAAGATACCTACCACCTCCCATATGACAGGCTGTGCATGCATGAATTCGTTGTTGAAGGTCAGTGGCCCGATGCCCCAGATATCCATGCCCTGGATATATCCAAACGTCTGATGGACTATAAGTTCCATCCACCCACCAACTATTTCCCATTGATTGTTCATGAGGCGTTGATGATCGAACCCACGGAATCTGAAAGTAAGGAAACCCTGGATGCATTTGCAGACACGTTGAAGAAAATCGCCGAAGAAGCCCATAAAGAACCAACACTGCTTAAGGAAGCCCCGCATATCACCCCAGTGGGCCGGCTTGACGAAGTGAAAGCTGCCAAAGAATTAGTGTTATGTTGTGGAGTGGGTTCCCTGGAATAG
- a CDS encoding nucleoside kinase, translating to MDKINPVEFEFITPRPTVEIHLPDGRVICGQRGAAVGKFLSILESSSSAPIVGAIVNGELRELTFPVRIEAKVTPISMEDPDGMLIYRRSLTFLLEAAFEEKYPDATLTIDHSVSSGGYYCEVSDHAPLTDIELNSLADHMRSIVEEDLPFTKREVPLVEAIAYFEAKGFEDKVRLLAHRQKDYLTLYRLGDHQDYHHGYMVPSTGYLKWFNLIPTNGGFTINFPRRKLPTHLQPMPSYPKLLATFRRYGQWLDRLGIASVGTLNDAILAGRIHEIILVSEALHEEHVADIAEQITARVNLSDPTRAVRIILIAGPSSSGKTTLSKRLTIQLLSQGLSPYPLEMDNYFINRDLTPKDEEGNPDFESLGAVDTHRLAQDMRHLVAGESVRMPHYNFKTGQSEPGDLIQLQPGQLVILEGIHGLNPELLPDFPIEQTFRIYASALTQLNLDRHNRISTTDTRLVRRIVRDARERGYTARDTIQRWESVQQGEKTFIFPYQENADIMFNSALAYELSALKPYAEPLLRQVPFGTREYIEAKRMLALLEWFRPISSELIPDNSILREFIGGSILKEFKLWNAAG from the coding sequence ATGGATAAAATAAATCCCGTAGAATTCGAATTCATCACACCCCGCCCAACCGTTGAGATTCATTTGCCTGATGGACGGGTTATATGTGGTCAGCGCGGGGCAGCGGTTGGGAAATTTCTCTCAATTCTGGAGTCTTCCTCTTCAGCTCCCATCGTTGGCGCAATTGTGAATGGTGAGTTACGTGAGCTGACATTCCCGGTTCGCATCGAAGCCAAGGTAACGCCTATTTCGATGGAAGATCCTGATGGGATGTTGATTTATCGGCGATCGCTCACATTTTTGCTGGAAGCAGCTTTTGAAGAAAAATATCCAGATGCTACCCTGACCATTGATCATTCTGTTTCCTCAGGTGGGTATTACTGCGAAGTCAGCGACCACGCTCCGTTGACCGATATAGAGCTTAATTCTCTGGCTGATCATATGCGGTCTATTGTTGAGGAAGACCTGCCTTTTACCAAGCGTGAAGTGCCTTTAGTTGAAGCCATTGCTTATTTTGAAGCCAAGGGTTTTGAAGACAAGGTCCGCCTGCTAGCCCACCGCCAAAAAGACTATTTAACCCTATACCGCCTCGGTGACCATCAGGACTACCACCATGGTTATATGGTCCCTTCAACGGGTTATTTGAAGTGGTTCAACTTGATTCCCACCAATGGCGGCTTCACCATTAATTTCCCCCGCCGGAAGCTCCCCACTCACCTACAACCCATGCCAAGCTACCCCAAATTGCTGGCAACTTTCCGCCGTTACGGGCAGTGGCTGGATAGGTTGGGTATTGCCAGCGTGGGTACGCTGAATGATGCCATACTGGCGGGCCGTATCCATGAGATCATCCTCGTTTCCGAAGCCTTGCACGAGGAACACGTGGCTGACATCGCCGAGCAGATCACTGCACGGGTTAACCTCTCCGATCCTACGAGAGCGGTCCGAATTATCCTGATCGCCGGACCTTCATCAAGTGGTAAAACCACCCTTTCCAAGCGCCTCACCATCCAGTTATTATCCCAGGGGCTATCACCCTATCCCCTTGAAATGGATAATTATTTTATCAATCGGGATTTAACTCCAAAGGACGAAGAAGGAAATCCTGATTTTGAATCACTGGGAGCGGTGGATACACACCGGCTTGCCCAGGATATGCGTCACCTGGTCGCGGGTGAATCCGTCCGTATGCCACACTACAACTTTAAAACCGGCCAATCGGAACCGGGTGACCTGATACAGCTTCAACCTGGGCAGCTGGTTATCTTGGAAGGTATCCATGGATTAAATCCTGAGCTTTTACCGGATTTTCCCATCGAACAGACCTTTCGCATCTATGCTTCTGCCCTTACCCAACTTAATCTCGACCGTCATAACCGCATCTCCACCACCGATACGCGCCTGGTCAGGCGTATCGTCAGGGATGCTCGCGAGCGTGGATATACTGCCCGCGATACCATCCAACGCTGGGAATCGGTCCAACAAGGGGAGAAAACCTTTATCTTTCCCTACCAAGAAAATGCTGACATCATGTTCAATTCTGCCTTGGCCTATGAGTTATCTGCACTAAAACCATATGCTGAACCCTTGCTCCGCCAGGTTCCCTTCGGGACCCGTGAGTACATCGAAGCGAAACGCATGCTGGCTCTATTGGAGTGGTTTCGACCGATCTCATCCGAGTTAATCCCCGACAATTCCATCCTGCGCGAATTCATTGGAGGTTCGATCCTGAAAGAATTCAAGCTTTGGAACGCGGCCGGGTAA